A genomic stretch from uncultured Pseudodesulfovibrio sp. includes:
- a CDS encoding 5-formyltetrahydrofolate cyclo-ligase encodes MKDMDKQTLRTDLLEQRAGLSPEQICNASRAIMECIRSLPRWKDANEALIYWPIKGEVDLRPLVTELWQRDCQVLLPRCHPGATGTMDLACATCEGDLTPGPFSIMEPDAERCPPKQDFCPDIALIPGVGFDRAGNRLGFGGGYYDRLLTTVNMQNTLIVGICYDFQLVETIPTEPWDKPMHAICTDKEIWRP; translated from the coding sequence ATGAAGGACATGGACAAACAGACGTTGCGCACCGATCTTCTGGAACAACGCGCGGGTCTTTCCCCAGAGCAGATATGCAATGCCAGCCGTGCAATCATGGAATGCATCCGCAGTCTGCCGCGATGGAAGGACGCCAACGAAGCGCTTATCTACTGGCCCATCAAGGGTGAAGTGGACCTGCGTCCCCTGGTGACTGAATTGTGGCAGCGTGACTGTCAGGTTCTTCTTCCCCGCTGTCATCCCGGCGCAACCGGCACAATGGATCTGGCCTGCGCCACCTGTGAAGGCGACCTCACGCCCGGTCCATTTTCAATAATGGAGCCAGACGCAGAAAGGTGTCCGCCCAAACAGGACTTCTGCCCGGACATTGCGCTCATCCCCGGCGTCGGATTCGACCGTGCGGGCAACCGACTCGGCTTCGGCGGCGGTTACTACGACCGGCTTTTGACCACTGTAAACATGCAAAACACCCTGATCGTGGGCATCTGCTACGACTTCCAGCTCGTGGAGACCATCCCCACCGAACCGTGGGACAAGCCCATGCACGCGATCTGTACGGACAAGGAAATATGGCGGCCATAG
- a CDS encoding DUF1992 domain-containing protein, with product MFNFSQIVSEDHIKRAIRDGKFENLEGKGKPLPKDEAENLPPELRMAYRILKSSGYVPAEIAEEKEIVRTIDLLAHMKDEQQRYRQIQKLNVMILKMNERRGRPVHLDDSDEYYRRIVEKVRIAEERFGNTHTTNE from the coding sequence ATGTTCAACTTTTCGCAGATTGTGTCCGAAGACCACATCAAACGGGCAATCAGAGACGGTAAATTCGAGAACCTTGAAGGAAAGGGAAAACCACTTCCCAAGGATGAAGCCGAGAACCTGCCGCCGGAACTGCGCATGGCGTATCGAATATTGAAAAGCTCGGGCTATGTGCCTGCGGAAATTGCCGAGGAAAAAGAAATAGTGCGTACCATTGACCTTTTGGCGCACATGAAAGACGAACAGCAGCGGTATCGACAGATACAAAAACTGAACGTCATGATATTGAAGATGAATGAACGACGCGGGCGCCCTGTCCATCTGGACGACTCGGACGAATATTATCGCCGCATTGTTGAAAAAGTACGAATCGCGGAAGAACGATTCGGCAACACACATACAACCAACGAGTAA
- a CDS encoding sigma-54 dependent transcriptional regulator — MPANILVLDDEKNYLLILETILEDEGFHVTTLSDPEMGLAYLEDSEVDIVLTDMKMPGLTGQDVLEHCKKNYPHIPVLIMTAFGSIEAAVEAMRIGAFDYITKPFANEELLLSISKAEQFAATQQENIRLKREIRNRYSKDNIIARGKGMQQVMDMVDRAAPSKSTVLILGESGTGKELIARSIHTSSPRREAPFVTVNCMALNPGVLESELFGHEKGSFTGATAMRKGRFEQANKGTLFLDEIGELTPELQVKLLRVLQEHQIERVGGAETFDVDIRIVAATNKNLQEAVAKGEFREDLFYRLNVVSVFMPPLRERREDIPLLAAHFLEKYTKENNVEISGFSSAAMDYLTAYEWPGNVRQLENVVERCTVLSRSDIIHADDLPPEIKDEEAQFKSAVDLLPTKLNLADTMDKIEGALVKRALVKTEFVQVKAAEMLGLSKSNLQYKLKKYSLSGKAK; from the coding sequence ATGCCTGCGAATATACTGGTCCTTGATGACGAAAAAAACTACCTGCTCATCCTCGAAACCATCCTGGAGGACGAAGGATTCCATGTGACCACCCTGTCTGATCCCGAGATGGGCCTTGCCTATCTTGAGGATTCCGAGGTGGACATTGTGCTGACCGATATGAAGATGCCCGGCCTGACCGGACAGGACGTATTGGAACACTGCAAGAAGAACTACCCGCACATCCCTGTGCTGATCATGACCGCCTTCGGATCCATCGAGGCCGCGGTGGAGGCCATGCGAATTGGTGCGTTCGATTACATCACCAAGCCATTTGCCAACGAGGAACTGCTGCTCTCCATTTCCAAGGCCGAACAGTTTGCGGCCACACAGCAGGAGAATATCCGGCTGAAAAGGGAAATCCGCAACCGTTATTCCAAGGACAACATCATTGCGCGCGGCAAGGGCATGCAGCAGGTCATGGACATGGTTGACCGGGCGGCACCGTCCAAGTCCACGGTCCTCATCCTCGGCGAATCCGGTACGGGTAAGGAACTCATTGCCCGTTCCATACACACTTCTTCTCCCCGTCGGGAGGCTCCGTTCGTCACGGTCAACTGCATGGCACTCAATCCCGGCGTACTGGAATCCGAACTCTTCGGCCACGAAAAGGGTTCCTTCACCGGGGCAACGGCCATGCGTAAGGGCCGTTTCGAGCAGGCCAACAAGGGCACGCTTTTTCTCGATGAAATAGGTGAGTTAACCCCGGAATTGCAGGTCAAGTTGCTGCGTGTGCTGCAAGAGCACCAGATTGAACGTGTGGGCGGTGCCGAGACCTTTGATGTGGATATCCGCATCGTGGCCGCAACCAACAAGAATTTGCAAGAGGCCGTTGCCAAGGGCGAGTTCCGCGAGGACCTGTTCTACCGCCTCAACGTGGTCTCGGTATTCATGCCGCCTCTGCGGGAACGGCGTGAGGACATTCCGCTGCTGGCTGCCCATTTCCTTGAGAAATACACCAAGGAAAACAACGTGGAAATCAGTGGCTTTTCTTCTGCTGCCATGGACTATCTCACTGCGTACGAATGGCCCGGCAACGTCCGTCAGCTTGAAAACGTGGTCGAGCGGTGCACGGTGCTTTCCCGATCGGATATCATCCACGCCGACGATCTGCCGCCTGAAATCAAGGACGAAGAAGCCCAGTTCAAGTCTGCGGTCGATCTGTTGCCCACCAAGCTCAATCTGGCCGATACCATGGACAAGATTGAAGGCGCATTGGTTAAGCGGGCTCTGGTCAAGACCGAGTTCGTGCAGGTCAAGGCCGCTGAAATGCTCGGTCTGTCCAAGTCGAATCTTCAATACAAACTCAAGAAATACAGCCTGTCCGGCAAAGCAAAATAA
- a CDS encoding B12-binding domain-containing radical SAM protein, whose protein sequence is MTRPDFPHIPWSEGNGPRILGINPWIHDFAAFNVWSRPVGLLACLDMVRAAGASVALMDCLNPTWEDVHWPKPGKYGTGHYPKEEIPLPEQLSFMDRRFSRYGLPHERVRDALVALDPKPDAVMVSSIMTYWYPGALDVLDMAAELWPDTPRFLGGAYATLCTDHAAIHANAHLQQGPLERPDNWADFWKHINSAAPQLPENAGLSLALDLYEDPTYSIILGSRGCPFSCEYCASRALYPNFCQGSPDAIMRSIQSEYDRGVRDFSFYDDALLVNPKQWLWPVLDQITEHTPDLRLHTPNAMHIRRLTPEVCTRLKAAGLHTVRLGLETTDFDHRNDVKLTREEWESGARNLLNAGFDLDDIGVYILFGLPGQDLDNVAHAVDHVRAFGFRPHLAHYTPIPGSPMFDTACAASPYPLADDPLFQNNSIWPCVPGGFNWDEARKWKRLLHEKK, encoded by the coding sequence GTGACCCGACCGGATTTCCCGCATATTCCCTGGTCTGAAGGGAACGGTCCGCGTATTCTCGGCATCAACCCGTGGATACACGACTTTGCCGCCTTCAATGTCTGGTCGCGACCCGTTGGCCTGCTTGCCTGCCTTGACATGGTCCGCGCAGCCGGAGCATCCGTGGCGCTTATGGACTGCCTTAATCCCACATGGGAGGATGTCCATTGGCCCAAACCGGGTAAATACGGCACAGGCCATTATCCCAAGGAAGAAATACCCCTTCCCGAACAACTCTCCTTCATGGATCGACGGTTCTCCCGCTATGGCCTGCCCCATGAACGGGTGCGCGATGCACTGGTCGCACTCGATCCTAAACCGGATGCGGTCATGGTTTCGTCCATCATGACCTACTGGTATCCAGGCGCATTGGACGTGCTCGACATGGCTGCCGAACTCTGGCCCGACACCCCCCGTTTTCTGGGCGGGGCGTACGCCACCCTCTGCACCGACCATGCGGCGATTCATGCGAACGCACATCTGCAACAGGGACCGCTGGAGCGACCAGACAATTGGGCTGACTTTTGGAAACACATTAATTCTGCCGCTCCGCAATTACCTGAAAATGCAGGTCTTTCATTAGCTCTTGATTTATATGAAGACCCGACATATTCCATCATCCTCGGCTCACGCGGCTGCCCTTTTTCCTGTGAATATTGTGCAAGCCGCGCTCTGTATCCAAACTTCTGTCAGGGGTCGCCCGATGCGATAATGCGGTCCATACAATCAGAGTATGACCGGGGAGTACGTGATTTTTCCTTTTACGACGATGCGCTTTTGGTCAACCCGAAACAATGGCTCTGGCCGGTACTCGACCAAATCACCGAACACACTCCCGACCTTCGACTGCATACGCCCAACGCCATGCACATCCGCAGACTTACACCCGAGGTCTGCACACGGCTCAAGGCGGCAGGACTGCACACAGTCAGACTCGGGTTGGAGACCACCGATTTCGACCACCGGAATGACGTCAAGCTTACCCGCGAAGAGTGGGAGTCCGGCGCACGAAACCTTCTGAATGCCGGATTCGATCTTGACGACATCGGTGTCTACATCCTGTTCGGCCTGCCGGGGCAGGACCTCGACAACGTGGCCCACGCCGTGGATCATGTTCGCGCCTTCGGCTTCCGTCCGCATCTGGCCCACTACACACCCATTCCCGGCTCACCCATGTTCGACACCGCCTGCGCAGCCAGCCCCTATCCGCTGGCCGACGACCCGCTGTTCCAAAACAATTCCATCTGGCCCTGTGTCCCCGGTGGCTTCAACTGGGACGAAGCCAGAAAATGGAAACGCCTGCTCCACGAGAAAAAGTAA
- a CDS encoding response regulator encodes MTESLRVLIADDSTSALYALKTSLAPTGAILTTAMDGLEAQHILEKQAFDLIITDVDMPKLDGLKLCDWIKNNPNTAATPVIILSSRESDQDIDNGFRVGADGYVPKSSAVQELIPRIEQVLNKTAMTKNRILLVVDDSEAIRTFLHTGLSAEGFEVLLARDGKEAMEILAKTSPDLILSDLMMPNMDGKQLCHHIKTRDDLKNIPFVIMSSVQDKAIMHRTIHDGAASYITKPFGINNLVQIIDKILSEQFRVMLVERDRLQAERRMTFGSIASLVKALEARDHYTSGHSESVTHIAMHMAKRLNFTDDQIIRLHIAGNLHDLGKIGVRDNVLLKPDKLTDEEFEHIKSHTTVVVDILDPLPGMEDVLVAASSHHERWDGTGYPTGLKGEDIPLLGRILAVADVFDAMICDRVYRKGMSKTGIRDFIFEERGKKFCPECVDAFMDWYTQSDGIVAPLEDWGN; translated from the coding sequence ATGACCGAATCCCTCAGAGTTCTCATTGCCGATGACTCCACCTCTGCGCTCTATGCGCTGAAAACCAGTCTTGCGCCAACTGGCGCCATCCTCACCACGGCCATGGATGGCCTTGAAGCGCAACATATCCTCGAAAAACAAGCTTTCGATCTCATCATAACCGACGTCGACATGCCAAAGCTTGACGGCCTGAAGTTATGTGACTGGATCAAAAACAATCCGAATACCGCTGCCACCCCGGTCATCATTCTGAGCTCACGTGAATCCGATCAGGACATCGACAACGGCTTCAGGGTGGGGGCCGACGGGTACGTACCGAAAAGCTCTGCCGTTCAGGAGCTTATACCGCGTATCGAGCAGGTGCTGAACAAAACGGCCATGACGAAAAACAGAATTCTGCTTGTTGTTGATGATTCGGAAGCCATACGAACCTTTCTCCACACAGGTCTTTCCGCGGAAGGCTTCGAAGTCCTGCTCGCCAGGGACGGGAAGGAAGCCATGGAGATACTCGCAAAGACTTCGCCGGACCTGATCCTGTCCGACCTGATGATGCCGAACATGGACGGAAAACAACTGTGTCATCACATCAAGACCCGCGACGACCTCAAGAACATACCGTTTGTCATCATGTCGTCCGTGCAGGACAAGGCGATCATGCACCGCACAATTCATGACGGAGCGGCCTCCTACATTACCAAACCATTCGGCATAAACAACCTGGTCCAGATTATCGACAAGATTCTTTCCGAACAATTCAGGGTCATGCTGGTGGAAAGAGACAGGCTCCAGGCCGAACGACGTATGACGTTCGGGTCCATAGCCAGTCTCGTCAAGGCGTTGGAAGCCCGGGACCACTACACCAGCGGTCATTCGGAATCGGTGACACACATAGCCATGCACATGGCCAAGCGACTGAACTTCACCGATGACCAGATAATACGGCTGCACATAGCCGGCAACCTTCACGATCTGGGCAAAATCGGAGTCAGAGACAACGTGCTCCTCAAGCCCGACAAATTGACCGATGAAGAGTTCGAGCACATCAAGAGCCACACGACGGTGGTGGTTGATATTCTTGATCCGCTGCCGGGCATGGAGGATGTTCTCGTTGCTGCCTCATCCCACCACGAACGATGGGATGGAACCGGATACCCCACCGGTCTCAAGGGGGAAGACATCCCGCTTCTCGGACGCATTCTCGCCGTGGCCGACGTTTTCGACGCCATGATCTGCGACCGAGTCTACCGTAAAGGGATGTCCAAAACAGGAATCAGAGATTTCATTTTTGAAGAACGAGGCAAAAAGTTTTGCCCCGAGTGTGTCGACGCCTTCATGGACTGGTATACACAATCAGACGGCATCGTCGCCCCCCTCGAGGATTGGGGAAATTGA
- a CDS encoding HD domain-containing phosphohydrolase, translating into MTQKLDTQDVLTTLISLAQAAEARNPLTKDHSERVAQVAHYIGEELELPTQKLERLLLMGRLHNIGKTGIRDSVLLKTEKLNDTEYTHVKNHTILGAQLLAPIKELEDVAEVCLTHHERWDGSGYPHGLRGEEIPLATRLISTADVYVAIISERPHRDSMPEPVAADILNEEKGTLLCPLCVEAFQKWFDKTGGKIDILSE; encoded by the coding sequence ATGACCCAAAAACTCGATACACAAGACGTTCTAACCACTCTCATCAGTCTGGCCCAAGCCGCCGAGGCACGAAACCCCCTGACAAAAGACCATTCCGAACGGGTTGCCCAGGTGGCCCACTACATTGGGGAGGAACTTGAACTCCCAACCCAAAAACTCGAACGACTGCTGCTCATGGGCAGGCTACACAATATCGGCAAGACAGGAATTCGCGATTCGGTTCTGCTCAAGACAGAAAAACTGAACGACACAGAGTACACCCACGTCAAAAACCATACTATTCTGGGAGCACAGTTGCTTGCCCCCATCAAGGAGCTGGAAGACGTGGCAGAAGTGTGCCTGACCCACCATGAACGATGGGACGGTTCCGGCTATCCCCACGGCCTTCGGGGAGAGGAAATTCCTCTTGCCACGAGACTTATCAGCACCGCAGACGTCTATGTCGCCATCATCTCCGAACGCCCCCACCGAGACTCAATGCCTGAACCTGTGGCCGCTGACATCCTCAACGAAGAAAAGGGTACATTACTGTGCCCCCTTTGCGTGGAAGCATTCCAAAAATGGTTTGATAAGACCGGGGGCAAGATAGATATCTTGAGTGAATAA
- a CDS encoding ATP-grasp domain-containing protein: MFLLDAPYVSDFLKKTVRELGQPVLDTPEARALAGDAGLDFIDAVDFSARLGAGEKVLANSENALEHVIRCGCQPDLARQIDICKDKALFRETVADMHPDYRFMRVSFDDLAGLDVSSMPCPFVVKPARGFFSLGVHVVNTQGDWPEIVAAICDEREAMNAEYPEEVVNSGEFIVEQGIDGEEYAIDVYYDDDGEAVITNIMHHHFISEDDISDRLYYTSTNVMKTWLLSFSEYVSEVGRACDFRNFATHIEVRVTGGGEIIPIEANPLRFAGWCVADITHHAWGFNPYTCYFENLRPDWDAILDGQEDMATVMVIGDLAPGTDREKIKSINYERFRALFSNLLELRKIDYISYPVFAFAFARMNEADLKELKSALTVDFSRFVEMQV; this comes from the coding sequence ATGTTTCTTCTCGACGCTCCCTATGTTTCCGATTTCCTGAAGAAAACAGTCAGGGAACTCGGTCAACCGGTCCTGGATACTCCCGAAGCCCGTGCACTTGCCGGTGATGCGGGGCTTGATTTCATTGATGCTGTCGACTTCTCTGCTCGTCTCGGAGCCGGAGAAAAGGTGCTGGCCAATTCGGAAAACGCCCTTGAACATGTTATTCGGTGTGGATGCCAGCCTGATCTGGCCCGTCAGATCGATATCTGCAAGGACAAGGCGCTGTTTCGCGAGACCGTGGCTGACATGCACCCGGACTATCGCTTCATGCGCGTGTCGTTCGATGACCTCGCCGGACTGGATGTGTCATCCATGCCGTGTCCGTTCGTGGTGAAGCCCGCCCGCGGATTTTTCAGTCTCGGTGTGCATGTGGTCAACACTCAGGGCGACTGGCCCGAAATTGTGGCCGCCATTTGCGATGAACGCGAGGCCATGAATGCCGAATATCCGGAAGAAGTGGTCAATTCGGGTGAGTTTATCGTGGAACAGGGCATTGACGGTGAAGAATACGCCATTGACGTCTATTATGATGACGACGGCGAGGCCGTGATTACCAACATCATGCACCATCATTTCATCTCCGAGGACGATATCTCGGACCGGCTCTATTACACCTCGACCAATGTCATGAAGACATGGCTGCTGTCTTTCTCGGAATATGTATCCGAGGTCGGCAGAGCATGTGATTTTCGTAATTTTGCGACACACATCGAAGTGCGTGTGACGGGTGGGGGCGAGATCATTCCCATTGAGGCAAATCCGCTCCGCTTTGCGGGGTGGTGTGTTGCGGATATCACTCACCATGCATGGGGTTTCAATCCGTACACGTGCTATTTCGAAAATCTGCGACCGGATTGGGACGCCATTCTTGACGGGCAGGAAGACATGGCCACAGTCATGGTCATCGGCGATCTCGCGCCGGGAACAGACCGAGAGAAAATCAAGTCAATCAATTATGAAAGATTCAGAGCGCTGTTTAGCAACCTGTTGGAATTGCGAAAGATTGATTATATTTCCTACCCTGTGTTCGCCTTCGCTTTCGCTCGTATGAATGAGGCGGACCTCAAAGAATTGAAGTCCGCCCTGACCGTTGATTTCAGCCGGTTTGTCGAAATGCAGGTGTAA
- the era gene encoding GTPase Era, with the protein MHKFGMVALIGPPNAGKSTLMNTYLGQKVAIVSPKPQTTRNRISGILTEENAQIVFLDTPGIHQLRGKMNRFLLESAWNALASADAVVVLIDAALYCAKPHMLEKEIAPLVKPISESGRPVLVAVNKIDRVKEKDKLLPLMARVAEMWPEAEYIPVSALRGKGTEQLMDRILSLLPEGPPMFPEDQISTAPMRFMASEIIREKLFYSLRQELPYSTAVEIEQWDEESRKDMIIVNAVIYTSRKSHKGMIIGKQGANLKKIGTDARKDISELTGSKVHLEMWVKVREGWTEDPGFLRAMGLGE; encoded by the coding sequence ATGCATAAATTTGGAATGGTCGCCCTGATCGGGCCGCCCAACGCAGGCAAATCCACCCTGATGAACACCTATCTCGGACAGAAGGTGGCCATCGTGTCACCCAAACCGCAGACCACGCGCAATCGGATCAGCGGCATTCTGACCGAGGAGAATGCACAGATCGTATTTCTGGACACGCCCGGCATTCACCAGCTGCGCGGCAAAATGAACAGGTTCCTGCTGGAGTCGGCGTGGAATGCACTGGCCTCGGCAGATGCGGTTGTCGTACTCATCGACGCGGCTCTGTATTGCGCCAAGCCACACATGCTGGAAAAGGAAATTGCGCCCCTGGTCAAGCCCATCAGCGAATCTGGCAGACCTGTACTGGTGGCCGTGAACAAGATCGACCGGGTCAAGGAAAAGGACAAGCTGCTGCCGCTCATGGCTCGCGTTGCCGAGATGTGGCCAGAAGCTGAATACATTCCGGTATCCGCCCTGCGCGGCAAGGGAACGGAACAACTCATGGACCGCATCCTTTCGCTCCTGCCAGAAGGCCCGCCCATGTTCCCGGAAGACCAGATTTCAACGGCACCCATGCGCTTCATGGCTTCCGAAATCATCCGTGAAAAGCTGTTCTATTCTCTCAGACAGGAACTGCCGTACTCCACCGCCGTCGAGATCGAACAGTGGGACGAAGAATCACGCAAGGACATGATCATCGTCAATGCGGTCATCTACACCTCACGCAAAAGCCACAAGGGCATGATTATCGGCAAACAGGGTGCGAATCTGAAAAAGATCGGCACCGATGCTCGAAAGGATATCAGCGAACTGACCGGCTCGAAAGTTCATCTGGAGATGTGGGTAAAAGTCCGCGAAGGATGGACCGAAGATCCTGGATTCCTCAGGGCTATGGGACTGGGAGAATAA
- the pgeF gene encoding peptidoglycan editing factor PgeF, which yields MAAIAFFPYQFIDIPGVACAFTSRRGGVSEPPHDSANLSFDVNDNEQAVRTNRRSIFDRLELKGWCELNQIHGDVIHYGPKPTLPEEHATLDGDGLTTATPGVGLVIKTADCQPILLAHRSGKYIAGLHAGWRGNKINFPGSGVRRFCEQYDLKPKDVFAVRGPSLGPEAAEFINFDTDFGPNFKTYFNPASNTVDLWQITRDQLMDAGLPENQIFGMDFCTMGLDDTFFSYRKACRTPNRDTGRQAGIIWIRGE from the coding sequence ATGGCGGCCATAGCATTCTTCCCCTATCAGTTCATCGACATCCCGGGCGTTGCCTGCGCCTTCACGTCCCGCCGAGGAGGAGTCTCCGAACCGCCTCACGATTCGGCGAATCTTTCCTTTGACGTCAACGACAACGAACAGGCCGTTCGCACCAACCGGCGCTCCATCTTCGACCGTCTGGAACTCAAAGGCTGGTGCGAGCTGAACCAGATTCACGGCGACGTGATCCATTATGGCCCCAAACCGACCTTGCCGGAAGAACACGCCACCCTTGACGGCGACGGCCTGACCACTGCCACGCCCGGCGTTGGGCTGGTCATCAAGACAGCAGACTGTCAGCCCATCCTGCTGGCCCACCGCTCCGGCAAATACATCGCGGGGCTCCACGCAGGCTGGCGCGGCAACAAGATCAATTTTCCCGGCTCCGGGGTGCGCCGCTTCTGCGAACAGTACGACCTCAAGCCCAAAGACGTGTTTGCCGTGCGCGGCCCGTCTCTCGGCCCTGAGGCAGCCGAGTTCATCAACTTCGACACCGACTTCGGCCCGAATTTCAAAACCTATTTCAATCCCGCCTCCAATACCGTGGACCTGTGGCAGATTACCCGCGATCAGCTCATGGACGCCGGGCTGCCCGAAAACCAGATTTTCGGCATGGACTTCTGTACCATGGGGCTGGACGACACCTTTTTCTCATACCGCAAGGCATGCAGAACCCCGAACCGGGATACCGGACGGCAGGCGGGGATTATCTGGATACGTGGAGAATAA